The Vitis riparia cultivar Riparia Gloire de Montpellier isolate 1030 unplaced genomic scaffold, EGFV_Vit.rip_1.0 scaffold640_pilon_pilon, whole genome shotgun sequence genome includes a region encoding these proteins:
- the LOC117910174 gene encoding disease resistance protein RPS4B-like, whose protein sequence is MLKELYVDEIAIRVPPSSFSFLRNLQILSFKGCKGPSSTLWLLPRRSSNSIGSILQPLSGLRSLIRLNLSNCNLSDEPNLSSLGFLSSLEESYLGGNDFVTLPSTIGQLSKLKSLGLENCKRLQVLPELPSSIYYICAENCTSLKDVSYQAFKSLLPTGQQQKRKFMVRVVKPDTALAVLEASNPGIRIPHRASCQRIDPVVKLGIAIVALKAFIPGSRIPDWIRYQSSGSEVKAELPPNWFNSNFLGFAFSFVTCGHFSCLFTLKADVLFDWTSRDDSSSVDIIILEMISFKRRLESDHVCLCYVPLPQLRNFSQVTHIKVSFMAVSREGEIEIKRCGVGIVYSNEDGNHNNPPMIRFNSISSPPPPPRSKSTVVLEEIHEEEPSGNGCSNVDGSEEVRRRNLELLLSVLRIALNQIFGHRNA, encoded by the exons ATGTTGAAGGAACTTTATGTAGATGAAATTGCTATAAGAGTACCTCcctcctctttttctttcttaagaaACCTTCAAATATTATCCTTTAAGGGATGTAAAGGACCATCATCTACCCTATGGTTGTTGCCAAGAAGAAGTTCAAATTCCATTGGTTCCATATTGCAACCTTTGTCAGGTTTACGCTCTTTAATAAGACTAAACCTAAGTAACTGCAATTTATCGGATGAACCAAACCTTAGCAGTCTTGGCTTCTTATCATCGTTGGAAGAGTCATATTTAGGTGGGAACGACTTTGTTACTTTGCCTTCAACCATCGGTCAACTTTCTAAGCTGAAGTCGTTGGGGTTGGAAAATTGTAAAAGACTACAAGTACTTCCAGAGCTTCCATCAagcatatattatatatgtgcAGAAAATTGCACATCATTGAAAGATGTCTCATATCAAGCATTTAAGTCACTACTTCCAACTGGCCAGCAGCAAAAGCGCAAGTTCATG GTTCGCGTTGTGAAACCGGATACAGCCTTGGCGGTTTTGGAAGCATCTAATCCTGGGATTAGAATACCACATAGGGCAAGTTGTCAGAGGATCGATCCCGTTGTGAAACTGGGTATAGCCATAGTGGCTTTAAAAGCATTTATTCCTGGGAGTAGAATACCAGATTGGATAAGGTATCAGAGCTCAGGGAGTGAAGTAAAAGCAGAGCTACCTCCAAATTGGTTTAATTCCAACTTCCTGGGTTTTGCTTTTAGTTTTGTCACTTGCGGCCATTTCTCTTGCCTCTTCACGTTGAAAGCGGATGTCTTGTTTGATTGGACATCCAGGGACGATTCTTCCTCCGTTGATATCATTATTCTCGAAATGATTTCCTTTAAGAGAAGGTTGGAGTCGGATCACGTGTGCCTGTGTTATGTACCACTTCCCCAGTTGAGGAATTTCTCTCAAGTGACTCACATCAAGGTATCATTTATGGCAGTCTCCAGGGAGGGTGAGATTGAAATTAAGAGGTGTGGGGTTGGTATAGTGTACAGTAATGAAGATGGGAATCACAACAATCCCCCAATGATCCGATTCAACTCTATCtcctctcctcctcctcctcctcgtAGTAAGTCAACCGTTGTCCTTGAAGAAATCCATGAGGAGGAACCTAGTGGAAATGGGTGCTCTAATGTTGATGGCTCAGAAGAAGTGAGGAGGAGGAACCTAGAACTGCTACTGTCTGTTCTGAGGATCGCTCTGAATCAGATATTCGGCCACAGAAATGCTTGA